The genomic stretch AAATTCAACTCGTTCTTCAAATAAATACTATATTGACTAGCTGCATCCGACTTCAAATACTTTCCATTGTCTTCATAACGTAACGAGAAATACAGGTTCGATTTCTCCCCTCCTTTTGAAATAGAAAGATTATAATTTTGAGTCAGAGCCGTCTCGGACATTAACTTACGAGCTTCTTTACGATAATCATTCTTGCGCATCGCATTGACTTTTTCATCCACTTGCGCCTGCGTCATATTCCCTTTGTACAACTCGTAATAATAACGTTCAATTCGTGTGTATGGCTTTGAACTCGTAGTCTGATTCTTATCATCAAAATAATCTCCCGGATTCTGTTTATACAAATCATTGTTGAGCAGGAATTCCAGCTCAAAATCAATAATATCGCTTGTTGAAGCGTAATCCATATAACTCAATTTAGGGAGCGGATTAATATAAAAACCGGCAGACAAATCGAAATTAACTTTATCACTTTTACCTTTTTTCGTCGTGATAACAATTACTCCATTGGAAGCACGTACTCCATACAACGAGGTTGCAGCAGCATCTTTCAACACAGTGATCGTTTCCACGTCATCAGGATTGATGCTATTCAACCCTTGATTCATCACGATTCCATCCACCACTAACAACGGGGTAGAACTAACCGCAAACGAAGAAGTTCCCCGGATTTCCAACTTATCGCCATAAGTAGATAATCCCGGAGTCAAACCTTCTATCTTGGAAACCAAACTCGTACCTTGCACTTTCCTCAAATCTTCCGCTTTCAAAATAGTCACGGAACCCGTTGAACGTTCTCGAGAAATCGTCTGGTAACCAGTAGCCACCACTTCTCCTAACATCTCAACCTCTTCTTCCATTGTCACGTCCAGTAACTTGTCCGAACCATCATACAACAGCTCTTTCGTCTTCATTCCAACAAACGAAAACACCAAGGTAACATTCTTTTCGGTCAATTGGAACTCGAATCTCCCATCCACATCGGTAGCTGCTCCCAACGTCGTACCTTTCTGAATCACCGCCACACCGGGGAGAGGCATTCCTGTCTCATCCTTTACCACTCCTCGAACCTTGTAAATCTTCTTCTCGTCATTACTTTTATAGGAAATTACAATTAACTCACCCTCTTGGCTATATTTGAAAGGCACTCTCGCCAACAAAATATCCAAACACTCCTCCACGCTCTTATTTTCCAACTTTGCGGACACCTTATAATTGTTCAAGTCATCATAATTGAAGACAAACTTACAATTAGCCGCTTCACTCAAACTTTTCAATGCCTTTGACAACTCCACATTTTCAAAGTCCAAGTTCACCACCCGATTTTGTGTCACACCGGATGCAATACTTGTGAAAAAACACAAGCAAAACACGAATTGTATCAAAAACATTTTCACAATTCTCCTACTAACGTTCCTGTCTATGGAACGTTTCTTACTCAAAAGTATTGCCATAAATGATCGTTTTGGTTATTAATTTAAATGATTACTATTTATCTTACTACTTCAGAAACAACTAATGTTTTTCCATTCACCTTTATTCCAACCCGATTCGTTTTCATCAACAAATCGGTAATCACAGAGATCTCGCTATCCCGGCTTACCCACAATTCAAATCGATAGTCCTTAACCCGATTACCTACATACACGACATCAAAATCGTACCATCGTTTCAAATCATCCATAATAGATTCCATCGATTCATTCTCATAATAGAAATATCCATCCTTCCAAGCAATATACCGATTCACGTTCACTTTCGTGATCTCCGGCACACTCTCGACAAAGCGGGCATTCTCTCCCGGATTCAAGGTATACTCTGAACCGCCTTCCGTTTTCTTCACGGAAACCCGACCTTGTACTAAAGTCACGTGTACCTCCTCATCCCCGTAGGAACGTACATTAAATTCCGTCCCATACACCTTCGTGTAAATATCGGAAGACACAACTATAAAAGGCTGCTTCTCATCGTAAGCCACGGAAAAATAACCTTCTCCTGTCAAAAATACCTCCCGTTTTTCACCCACAAAAGAAGTTGGGTAACGCAACTCTGATTCTGAATTCAACCATACAACCGTTCCATCGTTCAAGGTCAACTTATACTCTGCTCCTTTAGGCACTCGAAGCGTGTGATAACGAACCACACCCCCCTCGGCCAAATTGTAATTAATCCCGCTCAAACTATCATACTCCACCCGTACACCTTCACCCACCTCCCGACTTTCACCTTGGGATGCATTTAACACGAATTCCTCTCCGGATTCTGTAATCAATACGGCTTGATTCCTTCCAGGTACAATGTGTTCTGCCACCGGCATCACCTCTTGCTTTTTCGACGGCAATGAATTTTCCAGTAACCACCAACTAGCGGAAATCAGTATAACCACAGTTGCCGCAACAGAAAACCAAGCAATTCGTCGAGACTGACCTCCGGATTTCATTTTCCGAATAAAGTTCTGATACTCACCCTCCACATCCAGCTGTTCGCTTACTGTCAGTCGAAGGCCTCCTTCCAAATACCTCCGGCACTCCTCATACAAATCCTTATTATGGGGCTCTGCTAACCATTCCCGCACCCGAACTTCCCGTAACATTTCAGGATGATTCAGTATCTCAGTGACAAAATTTAAACGATCTTCTTCTTTCTCGAATTTCATAACTTCACGTTCATTTTAACATTACACGTAAAGCATGGCAAATGATGTGAGTCAAAAAGCAATATTTTTTATTTTTTTAGGAAATATGCATATAACAACACCATTTCAATATCTGACATTTTTTCTCTTAATATACTGATTGCCTTTGTTATATGCCACCGAACCGTATTGATCGAAATTCCCAACTCATCCCCCGCCTCTTGATACTTTTTTCTCTCGATAAAACATTTTTTTAACACAGTGGCCGTCTGTTGGGGCATATTTTCAATAATGCGCATCACCTTTTCAATGAGCTGTTCATACTCCACGTATTCTTCCTCCTCTTCGGGAAAAGTCTTTTTATAGGCTAGAAACTTCTCTTTGGTTTTCTCCTTCCTCAAAAAATCAAGTGAACGAGAACGAACTAGGGTATATAAAAAAGGACGTAAAGAAACCGAAGAATCCAATTTGTCAAAATTCTTCCACACGTATTCATAAACATCTGTCACAATGTCTTTCGCTTC from Butyricimonas virosa encodes the following:
- a CDS encoding FecR family protein, with amino-acid sequence MKFEKEEDRLNFVTEILNHPEMLREVRVREWLAEPHNKDLYEECRRYLEGGLRLTVSEQLDVEGEYQNFIRKMKSGGQSRRIAWFSVAATVVILISASWWLLENSLPSKKQEVMPVAEHIVPGRNQAVLITESGEEFVLNASQGESREVGEGVRVEYDSLSGINYNLAEGGVVRYHTLRVPKGAEYKLTLNDGTVVWLNSESELRYPTSFVGEKREVFLTGEGYFSVAYDEKQPFIVVSSDIYTKVYGTEFNVRSYGDEEVHVTLVQGRVSVKKTEGGSEYTLNPGENARFVESVPEITKVNVNRYIAWKDGYFYYENESMESIMDDLKRWYDFDVVYVGNRVKDYRFELWVSRDSEISVITDLLMKTNRVGIKVNGKTLVVSEVVR
- a CDS encoding sigma-70 family RNA polymerase sigma factor translates to MDKEKRDTFELLYKTHYKELYIHALSFVRDDEEAKDIVTDVYEYVWKNFDKLDSSVSLRPFLYTLVRSRSLDFLRKEKTKEKFLAYKKTFPEEEEEYVEYEQLIEKVMRIIENMPQQTATVLKKCFIERKKYQEAGDELGISINTVRWHITKAISILREKMSDIEMVLLYAYFLKK